TTCGTGGAGGAGTGGTCGATGGCGTAGGCCAGACGCTGAGCAATGACACGGTCGAGATCGGAGTAGACGTCGGTCTGGAGTGAGAGCATGTCGCTGGGCGCGAGACGGTCGCGTGAGGAGAGCACCTTCCAGATGCGTTCATTGCGGTACGGCGCGGCCCAGTCGAGCGTGATGGTGTAGGGGTAGTTGTCCGGGGTCACGCGCGCGTTGGCGGTGGCCAACACTCCCCCTGGGGGATCGAAGGACTGCGGAAGAGCGACGAAGGGAATGTAGCCGATCCAGTCGAAGTGCCCGGTAACAGCGTCGACCGGCACAGGGCTGACTGGAGTCGGTTGCACAACCTGAACCGGCGCGGGAGGCTGTGCAGCGTTGCCCGGTTCAGCGGGAGGTGCAGGCTGAAGGAGCGCAGGAATTGCGGGTGGCGGAGCAGGCTGATCGGGATTGACGCGTATGGGGATGCGTCCCACTGCGTGGTAGCCAATGTGGCCCTGGTCGTCGGCGTAGACGACGTTCTGCGCTGGGCCGCCGAAGCTGGCGAAGGCCGCAAGGAAGCTGGGCCAGTCGGAGGCTGAGTTGATGTCGAGCAGAGGAGCGGAGAGGGTGGCGGGATCGTAGATGGCCCAGCGCAGAGTGAGCGTGCGTGTCTCGCTTGGCAGCAGCGTTGTGATGACCGGGGTAAGCATCTCGCCGTGCTGTGTGGACGCAACATCGAGTGTCACGTCGGGCCTTCCCTTCACGTGGATCACTTCGGTCTGATGGAGCACGGGGTGCCACTCTCCATTTGCGGACTGAAACTCCGTGGAGGATCCGCTGCCGCGCAGGTGCTCGATGTAGATGTCCTGCACATCGGCGCCGAGGTTGGTGAAGCCCCAGGCGATATGAGCGTTGTGGCCGACGATGATGAAGGGCACGCCGGGAAGGGAGACTCCTGCGGCGTGGAAGTCTCCTGCGGCAGTGGATGCTTCGAGGTCGGCCTCATACCAGACACCGGGGAGGGTGTGGCTCAAGTGCATATCGTTCGAGAGCAGAGGACGGCCGGAAGCGGTGCGCGCTCCCGAGACAACCCAGTTTCCGGAGCCTGCGCGGCAACCTTCGCAGAGGGGAGTGAGCGCATGGGTAAGAGCGATGAGATCCGAGGACGAAGCAGTTCGAGCTTCGCTCGAGTGGCCCACCTTAGCCGTCTTTGACGGCGAAGATGGGGCACCCGGGATTGTTGGGATAGCGAGCTTCGATTGTGACTCGTCCAGCGGAATGTCGGGAAGCTCCTGCGGTGCCGTCAGGTCGACCTGCGGCTGCGCCGGCGGGTGGTCGCGCCACGAGCCGACGGGGTAGAGGTCGGTAACAAGTTCCGGTGCAAGATGCGCTGTGAGCGCCTCGCGGTTAAGTTTAGAGGGAAACGAGTTGGTCAGATCCTGAAACATGACGAGCCCGATGAGCAGGGAGTCGCGTGCGGTCCACGGCGCGGGCTGGTAGCGAAGGACGCGGAACTCAAGCGGAAGGTGAGAGCGCTGCTGTTCGATGGAGGCGTTGACGCCGCGCGCGTAGACCTCAAGGTAGTGCCGCTGCTCGGCAGGGACAGAGGAGATACTGCGGTCTGCCGTGGCGCGAAGTTGCAGGACGCGCTGGATGCGGTCGTGTTGCAGCAGTGAAGGCCCTAGGACCTCGGCCAGCTCGCCGGCGGCATGGCGGCGCATCAGGTCCATCTGGAAGAGACGGTCCTGTGCGGTCGTAAAGCCCTGCGCAAAGACGAGATCGTCGAGCGTGGCTGCATGGATGTGCGGTACGCCGCGAGCGTCACGCTGCACCGTGACGTTGGCCGAGAGACCGGGAGCGGAGAGGGTGCCGTCGATCTGCGGCAGGGAGGCTGTAAGCGTCTGCTGTATCCAGTGCCGTACGCCGACGAAGGCCGTGAGCAGAAGGATCAGAAGGATGCAGGTCGATATCGTCGCAGCCTTGGCGAAGCGGCCGGAGCGCTGTGGGGAGATGCTCTGTTCGGTACGGGGGCGTCGGGGAATAAGGACCGGTTCCGGAGTCGGTTGAGGGAGGCTCATTGCGTTAGCAAAAGTCTAAATGTTTGGATGCAGTTACGTGGAACGTACGGGTTGGTGGCACGAAGAGTTGAAGTTTTGGTTTACTGAAGGTCTAGGTTGATTGAGAGGAGGGCTTTTGGAGTCGGTAGCGAGTCTCCATGCAATCGAACGGGTGGTGCTTCTGCTGCTGGTGATGGTGGCCGCGTTTGCGGTGATCGCCCACAGGTTGAAGACACCGTATCCGATCGTGCTTGTGCTGGCAGGGCTTCTGCTCAGCTTTATGCCGCACATGCCGCGTATCCCGCTCAACCCAAATTTTGTCTTTGTAATCTTTCTTCCGCCGCTGCTTTATTCGGCGGCATGGACTGTCTCATGGAGAGACTTCAGGCGAAATCTTCTGATCATCTCGCTGCTTGCCGTGGGGCTGGTTGGGTTCACGGTGTGGGGCGTTGCGGTGTTTTCCGAGCACTTCATCACGGCGCTCGACTGGAAGGCCGGCTTCCTGCTGGGCGCGGTCTTGTCCACGACCGACGCAATTGCCGCGACATCGGTGGCCAAATCGCTCGGGCTGCCGCGGCGTATCGTCGACATTCTTGAAGGCGAGAGCCTGCTGAACGATGCGACCGGCCTGCTCGCTTTAGAGATTGGGCTGAGCTTGCTTGCGCGCGGCGATCTCCCGACGCTTGGTGAAAGCCTGGGAAGGCTGGCCTACATGATTGTAGGAGGGCTGGGGATCGGCCTGCTGATCGGTCTGGTCGTTGCCTGGTTTGAAAAGTTCGTTGACAACGGCCCGGTGGAACTGGTGTTGAGCCTGATCGTTCCTTATGCGGCATATCTTGCAGGCGAAGAAGCGAAGGCTTCAGGTGTGCTCGCGGTTGTGGCATGTGGGCTCTATGTGAGCCGCCAGAGCGCAAGAATCTTCTCGCCCGCCGTGCGCATACAGGTGACGGGCGCGTGGCAGGCGATGACGTTTGTCCTGAACGGTATCGTCTTTCTGCTGATCGGCCTCCAGATGCCCTATGTGCTGGCCGGAATTCAGGGTGGCTACAGCATGGTGACGCTGTTGGAATACGGCGCCGCCTTCAGCGCCATCCTGATCGCACTGCGGATGATCTGGGTTGCGCCGGCTGTATGGCTGGCGAATTTCAAGAACTGGTTGAAGCAGCGAAATGAACATATCTCGCAACGCGAGACCTTTGTGATTGGATGGACGGGGATGCGCGGCGTTATCGCGCTGGCCGCCGCGGTCTCTGTGCCGGAGATGATCAATGGGCAGGAGTTCGGCCCGCGCAACCTGATCGTCTTTCTCACGTTCATGGTGATCCTGGTCACGCTGGTGTTGCAGGGGCTGACGTTGCCGTCAGTGATCCGCGCTCTCGGTCTGGAGGGTGAGACCGGCATGGAGCCCGAAGAGCGCGAGGCGCGAAGGCTCGCTCTGAAGGAGGCCCTCGGATATCTGGAGCAGGGCCGGCAGGGAAAGAGCGAAGCCTATGCTCACGCGTATGACGACCTGATCGACCGTTACGAGCATCGCCTCGCCGAGTTGATCGAAGACGAATCGGAGCACGGAGCCACCAAATCGCAGGTCTACCAGGAGCTGGTGCGTGCGGCGCGCGGCGCACTTGAAGCGGAGCGCAAGACGATCATCCACCTGCGTGACGAGGGAGCGATCTCCGACGATGTGCTTCGCAAGATGGAGCGCGTGCTCGACCTGGAAGAGAGCAAATACCAGATCAGTTAGCGAGCGCGGTGCCGTCTTCGGCAGAGGATGCTGGCGGAGGCAGGGGCATCTTCGTCGCGTAATCGGAGGCGTTGCGCGGCTGGGTGAAGTGAACGAGCAACGCCAACAACGCAAGCACAGGAAGGCAGTAGACACTGCCTTCGGGGCCAGTGGCCCCACCGCTCAACAGCGGCGTCCCAACGGGATGCGTTGCGAGCAGACGATGTCCAACGAAGGTCCCGCTGTCGGCAACTCCGAAGAGGAATGACTGGCCGTAGTCCCACGCAGCGTGAAGTCCAATGGCCCACCAAAGCGAACCCGTGCGCCAAAGGCTGAAGCAGAAGAGCAGGGAAGCAAGCCCCGCACAAATAAGCCCGGCGGGACTCTCTCCGGGGTTGGAGCCATGCACGGCCCCAAAGCCGAACGAGATCAGTGCGGCTGCGGCCCAGAAACCGAAGGCACGTGGATCAATCTTCGCCGAGATGCGTGGAGCAAGTCCAGCCAGGCCGCGGGCGAGCGTGTATTGCAGAAATCCGCGGAAGAGGTACTCCTCAAAGAAACCGATGGCCAGGAAGCCGGGAATCCACAGCAGAGCGTAGCGGAAGGCGTCGCCGCCGAAGAGAAGCCGCCGGTCGATGACGAGCAGATTCGCCTTGAGCAGAAAGAAAACAAGCAGAGAGATGGCCGCGAGTCCGGTGATGGCGCCACTCAGCAGCCGGACGATCTTTTTATCGTCGCCAAGACCGTAGATGCTGATAGGTCGGTCTTCGATCTTCGCCATCACCCAGGTGACCAGCGCCGCAACAAGGAACCCTGAGACCTCAAGCACGAAGACCGGCAGCGGTCCGGGAGCGTGTTCCATCGTATGTGGCGAGACAAGGTGAGTTGCCTGCAACACACCGTTCATGCACTTGAAGAAGACGACGAGCATGACGATGGCGATTACGATGCTCCATCCGGCGCGAAGGCCATAAGGACCGAAGAAGACGGGCGAGTGCTCGTTGTGCGCGGTCGTGTGCTCTGGGGTGACGGGAAGATCTTCTTGCAATGCTGGACCTCGTGGCGAATGGTGTCGCCTGTCTGTGAGCATATAGCAGTGCGTCGTAGCCCATTCAGCTTGTCGATGGAAGAAGGTGGGATATGCTAGAGGCTTCGAGTGCGAGAGAAAAGACGCTCGCTGACAGGAGCTTCACGGTTTGGATTGCAGAGTTTTCTATCACGACAAGTGTTTCGACGGAGCCTGCTCGGCTTCAGTATTTACCCGCTTTCACCGTGAGTGCGTGAAGACGGCGTCGACGTTTTCCTACCATGGCCTGGTGCATCGCGCGGGAGCTCTCTTCAACGAGAGCGACTTCATCGACGGCGACAATGCGATCGTCGACTTCAAGTACTCCACTTCGAAGAAGGTGACATGGTGGTTCGATCACCACCTGAGCGCGTTCCTGACTCCTGAAGACCAGGCTGACTTTGAGCGCGGACAGGCCAACGGCTCCCAGGCGATGCGGAAGTTCTACGACGCGACCTACACCTCGTGCACGGGGCTGATCATGGATGTCGCCGCACAGAAGTTCGGCTTCCGCACCGAGGGGCTTGAAGAGCTGCGCTACTGGGCAGACATCGTCGATGGAGCGAAGTATGAGAACGCTAAGGCTGCCGTTGAGATGGCTGCTCCCGCGATGAAGCTGACGGCGGTGATTGAGAGCACGCAGGACGATACGTTGGTGAAGCGCCTGATTCCTCTGCTCACGGAGATGCCACTGCAAGAGGTGCTCGATCAGTCGTTTGTGCAGGAATTGCTGGGGCCCTTGATGGAACGCCACTGGGCGGGGCTGGAACTGATCAAGTCCCGGGCGTCTCTCGACAGGGGCGTGATTGCCTTCGACATCACCGACCATCCCACGGAGGGCTACAACAAGTTCATCCCGTACTACCTGTTTCCTGAGGGAACGTACAACGTGGGGCTCAGCAAGTCGTCTTTCCGGACGAAGGTCGCTGTGGGGACGAATCCCTGGACCAGGCTCTCTGAGAAGAAACTGGCGAACCTGGCGGAGATCTGCGAGCGTTACGGTGGCGGCGGGCACGCGCGTGTGGGAGCGGTCAGCTTTCCACCCGACCGTGAAGACGACGCACGCAAGGCTGCCGGAGAGATTGCCGTCGAACTGCGAGCCCGAGAAATATCCGTCTGAGCAACCGCAGAAGGATTACAGTTCTCTGAGATGGAAG
This region of Acidobacteriota bacterium genomic DNA includes:
- a CDS encoding phosphoesterase, which encodes MDCRVFYHDKCFDGACSASVFTRFHRECVKTASTFSYHGLVHRAGALFNESDFIDGDNAIVDFKYSTSKKVTWWFDHHLSAFLTPEDQADFERGQANGSQAMRKFYDATYTSCTGLIMDVAAQKFGFRTEGLEELRYWADIVDGAKYENAKAAVEMAAPAMKLTAVIESTQDDTLVKRLIPLLTEMPLQEVLDQSFVQELLGPLMERHWAGLELIKSRASLDRGVIAFDITDHPTEGYNKFIPYYLFPEGTYNVGLSKSSFRTKVAVGTNPWTRLSEKKLANLAEICERYGGGGHARVGAVSFPPDREDDARKAAGEIAVELRAREISV
- a CDS encoding Na+/H+ antiporter, whose translation is MESVASLHAIERVVLLLLVMVAAFAVIAHRLKTPYPIVLVLAGLLLSFMPHMPRIPLNPNFVFVIFLPPLLYSAAWTVSWRDFRRNLLIISLLAVGLVGFTVWGVAVFSEHFITALDWKAGFLLGAVLSTTDAIAATSVAKSLGLPRRIVDILEGESLLNDATGLLALEIGLSLLARGDLPTLGESLGRLAYMIVGGLGIGLLIGLVVAWFEKFVDNGPVELVLSLIVPYAAYLAGEEAKASGVLAVVACGLYVSRQSARIFSPAVRIQVTGAWQAMTFVLNGIVFLLIGLQMPYVLAGIQGGYSMVTLLEYGAAFSAILIALRMIWVAPAVWLANFKNWLKQRNEHISQRETFVIGWTGMRGVIALAAAVSVPEMINGQEFGPRNLIVFLTFMVILVTLVLQGLTLPSVIRALGLEGETGMEPEEREARRLALKEALGYLEQGRQGKSEAYAHAYDDLIDRYEHRLAELIEDESEHGATKSQVYQELVRAARGALEAERKTIIHLRDEGAISDDVLRKMERVLDLEESKYQIS
- a CDS encoding penicillin acylase family protein, giving the protein MSLPQPTPEPVLIPRRPRTEQSISPQRSGRFAKAATISTCILLILLLTAFVGVRHWIQQTLTASLPQIDGTLSAPGLSANVTVQRDARGVPHIHAATLDDLVFAQGFTTAQDRLFQMDLMRRHAAGELAEVLGPSLLQHDRIQRVLQLRATADRSISSVPAEQRHYLEVYARGVNASIEQQRSHLPLEFRVLRYQPAPWTARDSLLIGLVMFQDLTNSFPSKLNREALTAHLAPELVTDLYPVGSWRDHPPAQPQVDLTAPQELPDIPLDESQSKLAIPTIPGAPSSPSKTAKVGHSSEARTASSSDLIALTHALTPLCEGCRAGSGNWVVSGARTASGRPLLSNDMHLSHTLPGVWYEADLEASTAAGDFHAAGVSLPGVPFIIVGHNAHIAWGFTNLGADVQDIYIEHLRGSGSSTEFQSANGEWHPVLHQTEVIHVKGRPDVTLDVASTQHGEMLTPVITTLLPSETRTLTLRWAIYDPATLSAPLLDINSASDWPSFLAAFASFGGPAQNVVYADDQGHIGYHAVGRIPIRVNPDQPAPPPAIPALLQPAPPAEPGNAAQPPAPVQVVQPTPVSPVPVDAVTGHFDWIGYIPFVALPQSFDPPGGVLATANARVTPDNYPYTITLDWAAPYRNERIWKVLSSRDRLAPSDMLSLQTDVYSDLDRVIAQRLAYAIDHSSTKDRRLHQAADIMRNWNGSVEIDAVAPSIVDAARAALWELILDPRLGTATAATASIPKNTTAPATQAALYTWGAKSYAAEQIIMHTPARWLPSGYANWDDLLTAVVDRGLRDREAPSDLSRWKYGHTHPVDIEHPIYSQSRLLRYLIGLRIGTGVQPQSGDDSTVKQVGRTFGPSERFTANLADLDNSTLNVVLGESGNPASPFFLDQWPAWYNGNTFPMPFSTAATNAATKHILTLTP
- a CDS encoding CPBP family intramembrane metalloprotease codes for the protein MQEDLPVTPEHTTAHNEHSPVFFGPYGLRAGWSIVIAIVMLVVFFKCMNGVLQATHLVSPHTMEHAPGPLPVFVLEVSGFLVAALVTWVMAKIEDRPISIYGLGDDKKIVRLLSGAITGLAAISLLVFFLLKANLLVIDRRLLFGGDAFRYALLWIPGFLAIGFFEEYLFRGFLQYTLARGLAGLAPRISAKIDPRAFGFWAAAALISFGFGAVHGSNPGESPAGLICAGLASLLFCFSLWRTGSLWWAIGLHAAWDYGQSFLFGVADSGTFVGHRLLATHPVGTPLLSGGATGPEGSVYCLPVLALLALLVHFTQPRNASDYATKMPLPPPASSAEDGTALAN